GAGTTGACCAGGCGCGCCACCGCGTCCGGCACCAGCCTGGCGGCCGCCGCCGGGTCGCAACCGAAGCGTACTTCACCGGCATCGAGCTTGGTCATCTGCGTCACCTGGGTGCTGAGCAAGGCAGCACCCTGGACCAGGCTCAAGGCATGCTGCAACACCACCTGGCCCTCGGGTGTGGGGCGCAAATCCTTGTGCCCGCGATCCACCAGCACGCAACCGAACTCCTGCTCCAGCCCCTGGATGCTACGGCTGAAAGCCGGCTGCGTGATGCCCATGGCGTCGGCGGCACGGACGAAGCTGCGGTGCTCGTTGAGGGCGATGAAATAGCGCAGCTGGCGGAGGTCCATGGTTTTTGCGGCGTCCTGGAAAGGGCTTGGTGGTGAGGGATGCCTGAGGTTTTAAAGGGGATTTGATATGCCGTCAATTGATCAGTTTTTATGTTGTTAGATGATATTGGAATATGCACGCCCTCCCTGGAGCGAGCCTGCTCGCGATGCTCGTCAACGATGACGCGCGGCAGCCTGAATCCACGCGGCGTCCTCAGGTTCTTCGCGGGCAAGCCCGCTCCAGGGTTTGGGGTCGGTCAACAGAGCGTGGATCATTCGCCCAAATGCATAGCCCTGGGCTGATCAATCCGCTCCAGTGTCTGCTCCACCAACAGAGCGCCTAGCGAAACCATCTGCTGGATCGCCAGCGCCACATGGCGCTGTTTGCCTTCCAGCTCGAAGGCCAGATCAGTGCTCATGACATCGACCGCCGCCAGGGTTTGCGAGGCGTGGATCAGCAGGGTTTCGGTGTCCTGATTGGGGATCACGCTAAAGACATGCGAGGCGGGTTTTTCTGGTGGTTCGGAAGGTCGGGAGGCCGGGCCGAAGTAGTGGTTCAGCGCGCGTTCGGCGGCGTCGTGGAGGGTGCGGGTGTCGGGGCTGGCGTAGGGGGAAAAGGTGTGGGGTGGCGGGGGATTTTGAGTGATTTTGTGCATGGTAAAGCTCCTTGATTGGCGGAGCTGCCACACATCGCCGCGACGCGATGGAGGGTGGCAGCTGTACGCAGGTTCGCGGACCGGGAATCAAGGAACCCGGCATACCCGAAGGTATCCCGCGCACAGCTGCCATAACGCAAAGCAGTAGACGATAAAAAAGCGCCAACTCAAAGCGAATGATGGCGCTGTGCGCCTTGATTGATCCGGGCCGCGACGCCCGATCGCTGAATGGGCAGCGACCGTCGAAGCCTAAAGAGACCGCTTCCGAGCGACAACCTGAAAGCCTTGTCAGATATTTCCCGCAGGGTTTGTGGTGACCGCAGATCCCGAGATCAGCCACATCCCATCGTAGGAGCGAGCCTGCTCGCGATGCTCGTCAACGATGACGCGCGGCAGCCTGAATCCACGCGGCGTCCTCAGGTTCTTCGCGGGCAAGCCCGCTCCTACAGGGGGTGTTGTCAGTACTGGCCTTGCGCTGGTAACTCGCCGGACTGAACACCCGCGTCAGCACCAGCATTGCCAGCACCGTGACAATCAATACCCACCAGGCGCTGGTGAAGCTGCCGGTGAGTTCGCGCAGCCAGCCGCTCAGCCACGGCGAGATGGCGTTGATCAGAAACCCTACGCCTTGCACAAAGGCCGCCAGTTGCCCGGCTTGCCGTGGGTCGCGGCGGTGGTCGAGGGTCAGCAGCAGGCTCAGGGCAAAGCAGGCGCCAAGGCCGAAACCGATCAGTGCTACCCAGACATGCGGTGCATCCAGCGGCCACAGCACCAGGCCCGAAAAACCCAGGGCCTGGGCGACGAGGCTGATAGTCAGCAACGGACGCCGGTCAATACGCCGTTGCGCCAGGGCTGGCATCAGTAGGGCGGCGCTGACCTGGAAAATGGTCATGAACGCCAGCAGCGAGCCGCTCTGTGTAGCGCTCCAGCCCAGTTGCAGGTAATAGGCCGGCAGCCAGGCGACCATGCTCATGTAGCCGCAGTTGATCAGGCCGAAATACAGCGCCAGCATCCACGCTCGCCGCTGCCGCCACAGCGCTTCGTCGGACGTGGCGACGCTGGCGTTGTGTGCGCCGCTCGCCGGTACACACAGCCACAGCATCAGGGCCGCCAACGCCGGCAACAACCAGACGCCGAGCCCAGCCTGCCAATGACTGAAATGGCTCGCCAGGTGCGGGCTGAGCAAGGCCGCGAAGCCGCCACCGCCCATCAGCGACGCCGAGTACACGCCCATCGCCAGGGCCACGCGGCCGGCGAAGCGGCGCTTGATCAGGGCTGGCACCAGCGCCTGGATCAAGGCCACGCCGACACCGCCCAGCAGGGCCGTGGCGAGCAGGGTCGCGGCCTGGTCGAGCAGCAGGCGCAGCAGGCAGGCGAGGGCGATCAACAGCAGGCCGAGGGCAATCCCGCGACGTTCACCCAGGCGCGCTTCCAGGCGAATGCCCAGCAGGGCGACCAGGCCCATGCAGATCACCGGCAGGCTGGTCAGCCAGGCACTGCTTTGAAAGGTCATGCCGGTGGCGCCGCGGATCTCGTTGAGCAAGGGACTGACTGAGCTGAGGATCGGCCGCAGGTTCACACCCAGTGCGATCAATAACAGCCAGCCCGCGAAGGACTGCAGGCGCGATGAGGTCATGGAAAATCCTGGGAGGTCACGAGGCGCCAGCGTCGCGCAGCAGTTTGGCGATGGCTTGTTGGCCGCGTTGTTCGGCGTGACGCAACGGGCTGACGCCAGCGTTGTCCGGCAGATTCAGGTCGGCCCCGGCGGCGATCAGTTGGGCGACGATCTGCTGGTGCGCCGGGCCGCCGTCGGCCAGCACGATCGCTTCCAGCAGGCAGGTCCAGCCCAGGCGGTTGACGTGATTCAGGTCGACACCGGCGGCAATCAGCAGGCGCACGGTTTCGACGTGGCCACGCTCGCACGCCGGGATTAGCGCCGTGCCGCCGTAGCGATTGGTGCTTTTCAGGTCGGCGCCGTGGCTCAGGGTCAGACTGAGGATCTGGTTGTAACCGCTGGCGCCGGCCAGCAGGTAGGGGCTGTCCTGAATCAGGTTTTTCTGATTGACGTCGGCCCCGGCCTCGATCAGCGCCCGGGCGATTTCGACCTGATTGTCGGCGGTGGCCAACAGGAGTGGGCTGCTGCCATCCAGACCCCTAACATTCACCTCGGCGCCTTGCTGGATCAGGCTTTGCACCTGCTGCAGTTGCCCTTCGCGTACTGCTTTGAGCAATGCATCGTTATTGGCCATGACCTCTCCCACCATAAACAGCCCAGCGCACAGGAGGCTGTATTTAAGCTTTTTGCGCAGGGTC
This region of Pseudomonas fluorescens genomic DNA includes:
- a CDS encoding CynX/NimT family MFS transporter; amino-acid sequence: MTSSRLQSFAGWLLLIALGVNLRPILSSVSPLLNEIRGATGMTFQSSAWLTSLPVICMGLVALLGIRLEARLGERRGIALGLLLIALACLLRLLLDQAATLLATALLGGVGVALIQALVPALIKRRFAGRVALAMGVYSASLMGGGGFAALLSPHLASHFSHWQAGLGVWLLPALAALMLWLCVPASGAHNASVATSDEALWRQRRAWMLALYFGLINCGYMSMVAWLPAYYLQLGWSATQSGSLLAFMTIFQVSAALLMPALAQRRIDRRPLLTISLVAQALGFSGLVLWPLDAPHVWVALIGFGLGACFALSLLLTLDHRRDPRQAGQLAAFVQGVGFLINAISPWLSGWLRELTGSFTSAWWVLIVTVLAMLVLTRVFSPASYQRKASTDNTPCRSGLAREEPEDAAWIQAAARHR
- a CDS encoding DUF6124 family protein — translated: MHKITQNPPPPHTFSPYASPDTRTLHDAAERALNHYFGPASRPSEPPEKPASHVFSVIPNQDTETLLIHASQTLAAVDVMSTDLAFELEGKQRHVALAIQQMVSLGALLVEQTLERIDQPRAMHLGE
- a CDS encoding ankyrin repeat domain-containing protein, with amino-acid sequence MTLRKKLKYSLLCAGLFMVGEVMANNDALLKAVREGQLQQVQSLIQQGAEVNVRGLDGSSPLLLATADNQVEIARALIEAGADVNQKNLIQDSPYLLAGASGYNQILSLTLSHGADLKSTNRYGGTALIPACERGHVETVRLLIAAGVDLNHVNRLGWTCLLEAIVLADGGPAHQQIVAQLIAAGADLNLPDNAGVSPLRHAEQRGQQAIAKLLRDAGAS